AGAAACTCCAGTCAAAATTTCAATCGAATTGACGGTTCCAACCGTTACGGCCGATACTCCGGCACATACGATGTCCTCGCCGCGCTTGGCATAACCCGCATGCCCTTTAATCTCAAAGCCAACGATAGTCCCTAATTCCGAAGAACGTGTAATCTGTACGCTAATCATTAACGCACCTTCTTACGCTTGAATCTTCTCGATAGTTACTTTTGTGTACGGTTGACGATGACCTTGTTTCTTGTGGTAATTCTTCTTAGGTTTGTATTTGTAAACTACAACCTTGTGGCCTTTACCATGTTTCTCAACTTTAGCTGTTACAGTTGCGCCGCTCAAAAGCGGAGTTCCTGCAGTCAAACCGCCTTCGTTGGAAACAGCCAATACACGGTTAAACGTTACGTTTTCGCCGTCTACAGCATCTAGTTTCTCAATGAATAATACGTCGCCCTCTTGGACTTTGTATTGTTTGCCGCCAGTTTCGATAATTGCATACATTGTACTTGCACCTCCTCATGTCTCAGACTCGCCTAGTCTAGGTGGCATATTCCCAAGGGAACAGCGCTTATGTACCCGATCGGAGCGGTTACAGCATGTGCAGGAATAAGTAATCTCGAACACACACTTGAAGATTCTATCATACTAATTAACGATAGTCAACTAGTTTCAATTACTCCCCCAGCCATGATCCTACCTTCCCCGTTCCTCCGCAACAATGGCAAGTAACGGGTGTAAAGCCGGCTGAATCGTGACGGGCTTTTTTGCGAGTCATCTCCAACAGCCCAAGCCTTGTCCAACCCAAAATATGAGTCTTGGTACGATCCCTGGTAATCACTGACTCCAGACGGTCAGTCACCATCTTCCGATGTTCTTCCTGTTCCATATCAATAAAATCAATAATAATAATCCCACCGGTATCCCTTAACCGGATCAGACGACCGATTTGTTCGGCTGCCAGCAAGTTCGTCCGAGTCACGGTCTCTTCTAGGGAACCTCCCCCGGTATATTGTGCCGTGTTCACATCAATAACCGTAAGAGCCTCCGCTTCGTCCCAAATAAGCGTTGCTCCGCCCTCCAAGATAATCTTACGTCCGAAGCTTCTATTCAGCTGCTCTTGTACCCTATATGCTGTGAAAATAGACTCCTGTCGATTGTAAAAAACCACAGGTCTATAGCCGTCAGGAGCCATGTCATTCAGAAAGAATTCAGCTTCTATGACAGCCTTGTGAGAATCAATCATCAATTCATCCTGATGAGGGTTAAAGGCATCCCGTATAAACCTCTGTACAATACTTAGATCACTGTGGAGCAGAGCGGGAGCAGTCGATGCTGCTGCACGTTTAGTAATAGTCTCCCACTGTGCACGCAAAAAGGTGAGGTCACCTTCTACAGCTTCAGGGGGCTCGTCCTCGGAAACGGTACGCATAATAAGGCCTTCTTCATTCCTGCGCAGCCGTTCTCCGATTCCTTTCAGCCGATTACGCTCCGATTCACGTCCGATTTTTTTGGAGACACCCACATATTCTGCGAAAGGCATATATACCATCCAGCGGCCAGGGAGCGTGTAATGGGTTGTCACTCTTGCCCCCTTGCCTCCGCTGGGCTCTTTTCTAACCTGAACAATAATATCCTGACCCGGCTGCAGCAATTCCTCTATAGAGGGTTTTACCGTTGGCTGCCTATCTAAATGGGGGTGGAGTACATCATCAACATATAAAAAGGCATTCTTCTTTTGCCCAATATCGACAAAAGCAGCCTGCATGCCCGGTAGAACATTTATGACACGGCCTTTGTAGTAACTGCCGACCAGTCCTTGCTGCTGATCGCGTTCCGCTGCATATTCCACTAGCTTTCCATCCTCCAGAAGAGCCATCCGGGTCATATGCTGCGTGCAGTGAACGATCATTTGTTTCATGGCTTCACCTCTGGTTACGATCTTTTATTCTTGTATGCGTTGATTCCCTAAGTTAGATTCTAAAATAAGAAGATACCAGACGCTGTTCAGGCACCACAGCCACGACATTCCCCTCACGGTTCAAAACGTATATAAAATGATATTGGTTACGTTTAAATAGACGCAATATGTCATCCAAAGGTTTCGCAGAAAGTGCAACAATCGGACGGGCAGAAGCTCCCGTACGCATATACCGATCATAAACAGCACCCCTATTCATGAGAAATGCTACGAAACGATACGGCAAGTTACGATGATCTGTAATATTGGAATAGATAAGAAAAGCCCCAATCATTAATACGTTAAGCCTCACACCGCCAGTTGTACCCAAAGGCAGAAGCGCATATACGATAACCAGTACACTTGCAGCAATACTCACTCTCCCGCACCACAATAGTGCTGAATAATAGGGGATAAGCAGAGTGATCACAGCTTGCATCACTTTACCTCCGTCTAACGGAAGAATCGGCAATAAATTAAAAAGGGCAATCATCATATTAGCGCCGATAAAGTAGGTTAAAAATGCGTTATTCTCATAACCTGCTCTTTGGAGAACAAAGGCACACAAGATCATCAATCCATTCTGCAGCGGTCCAGCCAGAGCAATCCCTATTTCATGATAGGCGCTCAGCTTGCCGTGATCTTCAATAACAGCCACTCCACCGAACGGGAGGAGTTGTACGCTTTTCACAGTAACCCCGGTCAGAACAGCTGCACAGACATGTCCTAATTCATGTATCAGCACAATTGTGAATAACGTGAGGAGCTCTAAAAACTGTCCTGTTACAACAGAGAGCAACATAACGATTACAAACAAAGGATGAAGTGAAAAGTGAATACCAGCGATCCTAATCAAATGAAATCACTTCTGTCGGGTCAACATAGGTCGTATCTCTCATAACTGCAAAAAAGAGGGTTGGTAATGAGGTGGATTCCTGCTGCAGCAGCCAGCCCACAGTATCACCGCTTTGCACCCAGTCATCCACTTCCAGCTTTGTACCGTTAAGGTGGCCGTATTCCGCCGTGATATTCTCGGTATGCCGGATCCTAATCCGGATACCTCCTTCCAGTTCTCTGGATACGGAGAGGACACGGCCCATATCAACACTCTTCACCATCACATTGTCGCTTGAATCGACTGCGGGCATAATTTCCACACCTTTAAGGCTGGTGGCAAAGGGTTGAACAATGCTTCCGGACACCGGCGCACTTAGCCCATGAAGAACTACGGCCTTTTGAGCCGCTTCATCTTCTCTCCCGAAGATAGGAATGAATGCAGGAGCACCTTTGAAATACTGCTCGTACCACACTCGGGCCGCTTCAAAGTCCATCTCATTACTCAAAGAATCGGCGATGAAATCCTGAGCCTTAAGCGTCCAGGGATTCTGGACGGTGAAGATCCCCCACACCAATCCAAATATAAGAATGCAGACCACAATACGTCGCAGTAAACCGCTGACAAAACGGGGTCTTTCCCTGTTGCCATCCTCCCAAATCTTCCGATTTTCCTTCCACATCACTTCAGGATCGGGTTCGTTCATTTCTCTGCTCAAATCCGATTTCCCAAATATCGATGATACGGTGTGCTGTCCCGATGTCTCATCTATTAAATTGCGGATCCGCTCCTTACGGCGATCTTTGTTAGTTGACTTCTCATCCATATTCATCCCTCCGAGGGCTTGTTTTACTTCATTTTATGAAGCAGAGAAGTCTCTTTAGAACAAGCCCTCGGAACTACCGATGCCGTTCTGAACAAAAACCTAAAGGTGGGGGCGCTTATAAGCTTTACGAAACAAAACAAAGAGGCGCCCCAAAGCCTTTTAAAGACTTTGGGGACACCTCTCTTGTTGTGTTGCTTTATTAGGTGATACCGAAAAACTTCTTGAATTTCTTAAAAGCGCCCGGCTTCCGGTTGAGCTGCATCAGCGGTACTGAATCGCCCAGAATCCGTCTGGCAATATTGCGGTAAGCAATAGCTGCAGGCGAGTCGGGATTCATTACGGTCGGCTCTCCGCTATTCGCAGCTCTGATTACCATCTCATCATCAGGAACGATACCGATGAGGTCAATGTTCAGCACCTGTAATATATCCTCGATATCCAGCATATCCCCCGATTTGACCAGGTTCTGGCGGATCCGGTTAACAATCAGCTTTGGAGATTCTACATGAGATTGTTCCAACAGACCGATAATACGGTCAGCATCGCGGACAGCGGCGTTCTCTGGAGTTGTCACAACGATAGCTTTATCCGCACCAGCTATCGCATTGCGAAAGCCATGCTCAATTCCTGCCGGACAATCAATCAGAATATACTCATATTCCTTCTTCAGTTCAAGAATAATATCTCTGACCTGCTCAGGAGTAACAGATGTCTTATCCTTTGTCTGTGCAGCGGGCAGCATGTAGAGTTCATCGAAGCGCTTATCTTTCACAAGCGCTTGGTTCAAGCGGCATCTTCCTTCCGCCACATCTACAAGATCGTAAATAATCCGATTCTCAAGCCCCATAACAACATCCAAATTACGCAATCCGATATCCGTATCAACGAGACATACTTTTTTGCCCTGCAACGCAAGCGCGGTCCCAATATTGGCTGTTGTGGTCGTTTTGCCAACTCCGCCTTTGCCCGAGGTCACGACAATCGCTTCTCCCATGGAGGCTACACCCCTTTAAACACATTTAAATCCTGACGAACCTTGAATATATTATGAATCTTGTCGATCTGCATAGCCCCGTTCTGTAGGTACGCGAACTCCATATTGCTCTCTCGTGTTCCCCACTCATCCGGAGGGCGGCTTATAATTTCGGCTATGCGCAGTTGGGTAGGTGACATCATAGAGGCTGCTATAACAGCACCTTCATTTCCCTCTACTCCCGCGTGAGCCATACCTCTGAGCGCTCCAAGTATATAAATATCACCCGTGCAGGTTATAGTCCCTCCCGGATTTACATCACCGAGTAACAACAAGTCACCCTTGTGATGCAGCACTTGGCCGGATCGAATCATCCCGCTCACTAGAAATAATGAAGTATCCACCTCACTCTTCGGAGCTTCCAGCGTATCCACCGAACGAATCAGCAGATTACCTTGAGCCTTTAGAATGCTTAGCACTGCTTCCTTATCTTCATCCGTCACCAAACGAGTTCCCATCTTGACATCAACATGAACAACAGGTCCAGTCAAAATATTTTGATGGCTATGTTCCAACTTGAATCGAAGCTCACTCAGAAGATCTTCAAAGGGACATTTATCGTCTAGCAGGAATACCAGGCCGTCTTTTACGCCCTTAATCCTTACATGTTTGGATTTCACTGTCATCTGCGTGTCCCCCTATCCTCATTCATTCGTGCCGAGGACCTCAAGTTCCTGCTTTCCTGCGGAAGAAAATGGGCCTGATCATGTAGTTTCTTCCTTGCGCGTCTCATTTTTCAATAGCAATAGCTGTCGTCGCACCGGAATATAGAGGATTAAGGCGATAGCAAAATGAAAGAGCATCGTAGGCAGCATATAATGCAATAAGGCCCAGTTGTAAGGCTGCTGATTCAAATTAAATACACTATAAATCCCGAACAGCATACTATTGTCCAAAAGACTGCCTAGCAGAATTACCGTCATCATGAGCGGCAGAGGCGCACGTGGAGCTTGAAAAATAAGTCCGATCAGATAAGCCGACAAACCCATAGTAAAGGAGTGTGCACCTAGGATTCGTCCATAAAATACAATATCATGCAGCATTCCGAAGGAAAGACCCAGAACGAGAGCCGTATGTCTATGATGATAAATCGTTACAAATAGTACCACTACCAAAACTAGATTAGGAATGATCCGCATTTGCCAAACATCCGGAATAATCCATGGCAGAAGCGTTCCTTCCAGGACAAACAGCAGAAATAAGATTAGGATAAGTACGGATCTTCGCATACTCACTACTCTGTCGCCTCCGATCGGAAAACGACAATTAATTGTTTCCAATCCTGAAATTCCGCAGCAGGCTTAATAATCGCCGTTCGTGTCAGTCCAAATTGTCCCACGCCCACACTTTCAACCGTACCGATCATTAAAGCACGAGGATACAAACCGCCGATTCCCGAGGATACGATCACATCATCTTTACTTATGGGATCGTTTGGAGCAATCTTATTCATGCTCAGCATCTTCGTCTTCGGATCATAGCTTTCGATCATCCCGAAGGTCTGGTTCTCTTTGGTCCGGGCCGTTGCAGCAATTGCCGGCTGTGAATTGGGGTCGTTAATGTCCAGCATAGTCATCAACTTGACGGTTGAGGTGAAGTTGCTAACTTCACTAATCACTCCAACCAATCCCTCTACGGATATGACAGACATATTGGGCTTCACACCGTTTTTGGATCCAAGGTTGATCACAAGCGTGCTGTTATTAGGTTCCGTATTGAGACTGATTACCTGAGCGATGTGGTAGTCGTACTTATACATCAGTTTTTGCGCCTTCGTAAAATTAAGCTGCT
Above is a window of Paenibacillus wynnii DNA encoding:
- a CDS encoding ribosomal-processing cysteine protease Prp, whose amino-acid sequence is MISVQITRSSELGTIVGFEIKGHAGYAKRGEDIVCAGVSAVTVGTVNSIEILTGVSMDTSMKNGFLSGTLGSVDDSGISAKVQLLLESMVVMLNDIAESYGKYIKIQQVII
- the rplU gene encoding 50S ribosomal protein L21, whose amino-acid sequence is MYAIIETGGKQYKVQEGDVLFIEKLDAVDGENVTFNRVLAVSNEGGLTAGTPLLSGATVTAKVEKHGKGHKVVVYKYKPKKNYHKKQGHRQPYTKVTIEKIQA
- a CDS encoding Rne/Rng family ribonuclease, which codes for MKQMIVHCTQHMTRMALLEDGKLVEYAAERDQQQGLVGSYYKGRVINVLPGMQAAFVDIGQKKNAFLYVDDVLHPHLDRQPTVKPSIEELLQPGQDIIVQVRKEPSGGKGARVTTHYTLPGRWMVYMPFAEYVGVSKKIGRESERNRLKGIGERLRRNEEGLIMRTVSEDEPPEAVEGDLTFLRAQWETITKRAAASTAPALLHSDLSIVQRFIRDAFNPHQDELMIDSHKAVIEAEFFLNDMAPDGYRPVVFYNRQESIFTAYRVQEQLNRSFGRKIILEGGATLIWDEAEALTVIDVNTAQYTGGGSLEETVTRTNLLAAEQIGRLIRLRDTGGIIIIDFIDMEQEEHRKMVTDRLESVITRDRTKTHILGWTRLGLLEMTRKKARHDSAGFTPVTCHCCGGTGKVGSWLGE
- a CDS encoding M50 family metallopeptidase, with translation MIRIAGIHFSLHPLFVIVMLLSVVTGQFLELLTLFTIVLIHELGHVCAAVLTGVTVKSVQLLPFGGVAVIEDHGKLSAYHEIGIALAGPLQNGLMILCAFVLQRAGYENNAFLTYFIGANMMIALFNLLPILPLDGGKVMQAVITLLIPYYSALLWCGRVSIAASVLVIVYALLPLGTTGGVRLNVLMIGAFLIYSNITDHRNLPYRFVAFLMNRGAVYDRYMRTGASARPIVALSAKPLDDILRLFKRNQYHFIYVLNREGNVVAVVPEQRLVSSYFRI
- a CDS encoding M23 family metallopeptidase, with translation MDEKSTNKDRRKERIRNLIDETSGQHTVSSIFGKSDLSREMNEPDPEVMWKENRKIWEDGNRERPRFVSGLLRRIVVCILIFGLVWGIFTVQNPWTLKAQDFIADSLSNEMDFEAARVWYEQYFKGAPAFIPIFGREDEAAQKAVVLHGLSAPVSGSIVQPFATSLKGVEIMPAVDSSDNVMVKSVDMGRVLSVSRELEGGIRIRIRHTENITAEYGHLNGTKLEVDDWVQSGDTVGWLLQQESTSLPTLFFAVMRDTTYVDPTEVISFD
- the minD gene encoding septum site-determining protein MinD, producing the protein MGEAIVVTSGKGGVGKTTTTANIGTALALQGKKVCLVDTDIGLRNLDVVMGLENRIIYDLVDVAEGRCRLNQALVKDKRFDELYMLPAAQTKDKTSVTPEQVRDIILELKKEYEYILIDCPAGIEHGFRNAIAGADKAIVVTTPENAAVRDADRIIGLLEQSHVESPKLIVNRIRQNLVKSGDMLDIEDILQVLNIDLIGIVPDDEMVIRAANSGEPTVMNPDSPAAIAYRNIARRILGDSVPLMQLNRKPGAFKKFKKFFGIT
- the minC gene encoding septum site-determining protein MinC: MTVKSKHVRIKGVKDGLVFLLDDKCPFEDLLSELRFKLEHSHQNILTGPVVHVDVKMGTRLVTDEDKEAVLSILKAQGNLLIRSVDTLEAPKSEVDTSLFLVSGMIRSGQVLHHKGDLLLLGDVNPGGTITCTGDIYILGALRGMAHAGVEGNEGAVIAASMMSPTQLRIAEIISRPPDEWGTRESNMEFAYLQNGAMQIDKIHNIFKVRQDLNVFKGV
- the mreD gene encoding rod shape-determining protein MreD, which codes for MSMRRSVLILILFLLFVLEGTLLPWIIPDVWQMRIIPNLVLVVVLFVTIYHHRHTALVLGLSFGMLHDIVFYGRILGAHSFTMGLSAYLIGLIFQAPRAPLPLMMTVILLGSLLDNSMLFGIYSVFNLNQQPYNWALLHYMLPTMLFHFAIALILYIPVRRQLLLLKNETRKEETT
- the mreC gene encoding rod shape-determining protein MreC; the protein is MLKVFKLFNNKRLFILLITLVLFIVVMGFSLGARKALSWPENFLRDTTGFVQSLIYKPAGYIAGFFEDIGNLHDLAEENERLKITVAQFTREQAQYNFVQATNEDLMEQLNFTKAQKLMYKYDYHIAQVISLNTEPNNSTLVINLGSKNGVKPNMSVISVEGLVGVISEVSNFTSTVKLMTMLDINDPNSQPAIAATARTKENQTFGMIESYDPKTKMLSMNKIAPNDPISKDDVIVSSGIGGLYPRALMIGTVESVGVGQFGLTRTAIIKPAAEFQDWKQLIVVFRSEATE